A stretch of DNA from Coccidioides posadasii str. Silveira chromosome 4, complete sequence:
GAAACACAGACGTAAGAAGGGATGTAAGCGCTGATGGCCGAAATGCAGGGTCCGGATCCCTTGAAAGGGCTATGTACACTCCATCGAAGTGATAAGTCTTCAAGTAGGAATGAAATAGTCGTGATGGCAACTCCGCACGGAGATTGGAAGCTGGCTGAGTGCTGGCGCGGTTATATTCGGCGAATTCCAAAGAAAGGGAAGTAAAGAAAGCAGCGGAAATAAATGATTGAGCTCGTTCAAAGAGGCCCGTGATATGGAGGAAATAGTTAGAAAGGCCGCTATGAAAATTTGCTACCGAGGTCATATCAACGAGTTTCGCTGACATTTCGTGTAAATCCCCAATGGGCCTTCCGTAAGCTAATGGTATCGTGAAAGTTAGCTTGCTGGTGGCACAGAATTGCAGGCATGATACACTTACATAGAATGTGAGACGCTTTTTGAAAATTACCCACCGCCCCGTCGAAGTCACATTTGGCTAAACAAAGCCGCCCTTTGACATAAGTGGACCAGCCTGTGTCTGGTTGGCAGCATAGGAAGTCAGTCGCAAGGTCTATGTTGCCATCAACAAGCAACCCACACTGAATAAAGACCAGGATATGCTCGAATGAAACCCTCCCCGTACTCATAGTCCAAGAGACAATGGTACAGACCTGCTGGGTAAGACTATGCATCAGAGAGGTGCTTCCAGTTAGAAGTCGGGTATGTACCGCGAAGATCTCCTCTAAAATAGAGATTCTACGCTCACATGCCGGTGCCAATTGTACGTTTGCGGCGATCCGGGTTTTCGCATCTCGACCGTGGTCAATGCTTCGGTTTCGTTGGGAAACACGAACCCTCGATACGAGCCAGCTTAAAATTTCATACTCCTTAAGTAAACCAACGAGGGCATCAAACAACTCCGGTCCGCTGAATTCCGCTATGGCTTCAGGGCGCAGTTCTATTTCAATGAAAACGATCAACAGTAGCAAATCGAAAACGATTTGTTTGGTAAGACAAATGCTCTCTGTTGCCCCTGTCATAATAGCGTCTCGTCCAAACTCCGTAGATAAGTAGCCCGAGTCCGTGCTTTGGAATCCCGAAGGAATTGTATTAATGATGGCTAGAAAAGAATCGGTCCGGAGTCGATCAAAACCAATAGAATTTTCGATATCTTCATGAATAGCGTCGTACATGCTATCCGTCAAAAGGTAAGCAAATCCACATCGATCATGAAAAGCGGTAACCCGCTCCAAAGCGGAAAGCGATGGCTCCATTACAAGTTCAGTATTCAATGTCGTATGGCAGTTTTGGATGAGTTCCTGCGTCAATCTGTTTCGAAATGAGGCTGCTAAGCCGATGATTTTGGCCGATTGATCTGGGTGATCCCCTAATTCGAAAACCAAATTGCGATGTGGCCAGATTGTCTTCGCGTGGTGTAAATTGTTGCGAAGCAAATCAGATTCATTGTGGAGGATAATCTCGGTGCTAGTGCATTCGCGAACTGAGGCGCAGCTGTCGCTGAATATTATCCACGGAAGGTTTGAATTGAAATCAAATGCGAACGAGATCGGCTGAAATCTCTTCTTATTGATTTCATCAACTAATAGCCAAAATTGGCGCCAGGCCGTGTCCAGATCGTTAAAATACTGAGAATAGTCAATAATCGCGTCTGAGGATTTGCATAAAGCCACTGAATCCCGTATGGCGCGATATATACGTTCTTGCAAATTTTCTGGTTCACCCTGGAAGCCACGTCCCACACCAGCCCTTACAGATTGTaagaaaattgacagtgCTGTTTCCATCACCTGGGGGGGGTACCTTCCTGGGAAGAAAATAAATTCCAACCATTCCGAAGTAACATCCGTCGTACAAGGATGTGACAAAGTCGGCGGTAGGTCATGATGGAGCTCCAAGGCCATCTTGGTCCAATTTTTGCGCCACGCATTTGGCAAATCCAACAGATCAAACTGTATGCTGTACAGTTGGTAGAATGTACTGCTTCTCCACAGTACCCATAAGACCATGTTTCTTCCATCGTCAGTAGACGCGATTTCGAAGTCAACTATATTCCAAAACAGGCTCCCGGGGGGTTCAGGATCCAcggcttgtaatttgatatCGGGGAAAAGGTCTTCAATGTCCAATTGGCCAGTCAAACTTCCTTTCAGGACCCAGAATTTGAATTGACCTTCGTCGTAAGGAGAGTACGTTATCATGTAGTACATACCACCTGGAAGAGCTCTCTCAGCTGTAAAAATTTTGATGAAGGTACATTCAGCCGGACTAAGAGTAATAGGATGCACATCTCGTTGACGGCTCGTCCGGTTCAGCAGGTCTTTCGATGCAACCAATCGATGGCTAGCCAGATTCCAGGCTTTGATAGAATGGTTTAGAGAGACAACGAAGGCAAACGCTTGATCTGGAGTGGTAGAAATAGCATTGGGTGTATTCGGGTCCAAAGATTTGCCGTTATACTGAATCGAGTTCGAGTTGCCCCAGTTAACTAGTCCACGCAAGGAAGCACCCCACGATCTTTCATCGAGAGTTAGAAGGGACCAACCAGATCCTATATTAGTGAAACTGTTATTTCCTAGTCCTGAACAAGTTTTAAGTTTGATAGTGGTCCAATGCTGCTTACCATCGTCCTCAGAATTTCGTGTTAGGCGCAGTAAACTGCCGGTATTAATCGAGATAAAAAGCTCAAGACGACTGCCAGCATACAATCGATGAGGTTGAACGAAGTTCAATGGCGCGGGACGGCAAGACTTACACCATTTGGCGACGTTTCGGTCGATTTGGCTTTGACTTAGGAAAAATTGTGATCGGATATCAATAGTGTACAACTGTTTTGAAGCCGtaataacaaagatattgaATCCATGATGGTCATCTCCATCCGCGAAAGCCACGCCATGAGGTATGATAGTGTCAGGGAACTCTAGCCGCAACGTATTAACTGCCTCCTGATGATCATGTAtgttctttattaagtcCACAGAACGAATTTCAAGGATCCGATCAGCCCCAATGACTCTCCAAAGTATAGATCGAGGGTAACATTTGTGCTTGCGACAATAGACGGATGCTTGTGTGGCCAGGAGTTCGTTCGCAAACGTGTCCCCGACCTGAGCAACCTGCGCACGGGATGACGGATCTTGAGTTGAAACCTCGATTCGACCATGGGTGTGTTGCGGGGATGGTATTGAGATATTAACAATTGATGTGTTAGGTCGAATATTGACCTTGGCCTCCTTAAAAAGCTTCAGCATCCTTAACAGAGGGGAAGGCTGCCACTCTTTCGAATAAAGATCAAACACCCATAATCTTATATTCACAACAAGGTGAATTAATACAAAAGCCAAAAGGTTTTCTGTGCCGCTCCAAAACACCAGATAGCAGAGAGCAAAGTACTTTGTATTATCTCTTTTATGGAGTACTGAGTTACTAGGTAAGaatgattgattgattgattatGTCATCCACGATCCCAGCTGCTTTGTCAGCAGCTATGCAGGTGTTCGCGCACCCTAACCCTTTTGGGTTTAGCGCGCATGTGACCTCACATGATCACTCTTGCTCCAACTCTTTTCCGCTGCCAAGCTCCATCTCACTgtaagagatgagatgtcGCTA
This window harbors:
- a CDS encoding uncharacterized protein (EggNog:ENOG410PICI~COG:U,Y~BUSCO:439at33183) → MLKLFKEAKVNIRPNTSIVNISIPSPQHTHGRIEVSTQDPSSRAQVAQVGDTFANELLATQASVYCRKHKCYPRSILWRVIGADRILEIRSVDLIKNIHDHQEAVNTLRLEFPDTIIPHGVAFADGDDHHGFNIFVITASKQLYTIDIRSQFFLSQSQIDRNVAKWCKSCRPAPLNFVQPHRLYAGSRLELFISINTGSLLRLTRNSEDDGSGWSLLTLDERSWGASLRGLVNWGNSNSIQYNGKSLDPNTPNAISTTPDQAFAFVVSLNHSIKAWNLASHRLVASKDLLNRTSRQRDVHPITLSPAECTFIKIFTAERALPGGMYYMITYSPYDEGQFKFWVLKGSLTGQLDIEDLFPDIKLQAVDPEPPGSLFWNIVDFEIASTDDGRNMVLWVLWRSSTFYQLYSIQFDLLDLPNAWRKNWTKMALELHHDLPPTLSHPCTTDVTSEWLEFIFFPGRYPPQVMETALSIFLQSVRAGVGRGFQGEPENLQERIYRAIRDSVALCKSSDAIIDYSQYFNDLDTAWRQFWLLVDEINKKRFQPISFAFDFNSNLPWIIFSDSCASVRECTSTEIILHNESDLLRNNLHHAKTIWPHRNLVFELGDHPDQSAKIIGLAASFRNRLTQELIQNCHTTLNTELVMEPSLSALERVTAFHDRCGFAYLLTDSMYDAIHEDIENSIGFDRLRTDSFLAIINTIPSGFQSTDSGYLSTEFGRDAIMTGATESICLTKQIVFDLLLLIVFIEIELRPEAIAEFSGPELFDALVGLLKEYEILSWLVSRVRVSQRNRSIDHGRDAKTRIAANVQLAPACERRISILEEIFAVHTRLLTGSTSLMHSLTQQVCTIVSWTMSTGRVSFEHILVFIQCGLLVDGNIDLATDFLCCQPDTGWSTYVKGRLCLAKCDFDGAVGNFQKASHILSYGRPIGDLHEMSAKLVDMTSVANFHSGLSNYFLHITGLFERAQSFISAAFFTSLSLEFAEYNRASTQPASNLRAELPSRLFHSYLKTYHFDGVYIALSRDPDPAFRPSALTSLLTSVFLACGTTTRGLKRMLRLPLSLEPGAYCRLDDILASITKKRGLPDFLPNELGLSAGSIDYLSTLKAFYIARNDLLAAASVSYQMLCLLRNTDDGVSEMTYAARTKTKNNKDATFAQSTQILGELLSLTNLLASIKSSEAYILVDPMSLPSARSNSIPTTQEGVSMMDPTPTDQLAMRQHSVTTQIVLTVNDLRREYQLELDKILKIQSGDWEYGEF